Proteins encoded in a region of the Acidobacteriota bacterium genome:
- a CDS encoding transposase: MLKDRLSLLFHIIFSTKNQEHLIDEKVAPLLYSCIEGVLWEPYYSPALITGGGSDHVHIFLGLSRIVTPDLLICGVKERSAIFMRSLGEKYAGFEWQEGYAAFTISRWETDDLKAYIANQRAFHKTTSFQDEYRSILTENSIEYDENALWD; encoded by the coding sequence ATGCTAAAGGACCGGCTGTCGCTCTTGTTCCACATCATATTTTCGACAAAGAATCAGGAACATCTTATCGATGAGAAGGTAGCGCCATTGCTTTATTCGTGTATCGAAGGGGTTCTGTGGGAACCGTACTATTCGCCTGCCTTGATAACGGGAGGCGGAAGCGATCATGTCCACATTTTTCTCGGGCTTTCGCGCATTGTTACTCCGGACTTGCTGATTTGCGGGGTAAAAGAACGAAGCGCAATCTTTATGCGATCGCTAGGCGAGAAGTACGCCGGTTTCGAATGGCAAGAAGGATACGCTGCTTTCACTATCAGTAGGTGGGAAACGGACGACCTAAAAGCGTATATCGCTAATCAACGTGCGTTTCATAAGACAACTTCATTTCAAGACGAGTACCGTTCGATTCTGACGGAGAACAGCATCGAATACGACGAGAACGCATTGTGGGACTGA
- the bamD gene encoding outer membrane protein assembly factor BamD gives MMLARLKLTKGNVQKFAVRLLIGLLAGSAVVWACSWSFTTDHSVRFNSYRTGRGFYRLDPLPIIYDANAKKELTANQVTGEDEEPTILEPIDQAESNDKIVASVREAISESRLDEVNTLLRKLLDDTEYRSIDEDPARQERRNSAFDMLDALAERRRGVSAGEIKAYLEARTFYDRSIATPEPPVKIALNLRDNWAYLQAAELYRGEKLPEALEAFLRHASVYPTSEKNQAVLYMVAKLRIELSHAFKESDCGIQGEDYNGQPLVEELVENCRDENWKQAITDLKRLIQRYPHGRYVNDAKGWLAFLYRRGGMREMALAEYYRLLGHPTDRNARLEAKKSLQVLGHEYDDETLDKTEELIIGDINAAMAYAYHRIYNHAVDLTYAERSYYGSYREQMEERKEVSETQAKGRHELERVTRFASRMMKRHPNARVSGGFVVRLAQAQIELEEYAESEVSASRALSLGVSGELRAEALFIKASSEHAQRKYEAVKRTLRTLLRDFPNSRHYEHARRLLALAAEDTGDLEGALEQYLALGYRFDVAYFIDVLLPTERLEKFIETRTNAAELSYLRYSLGVRLMREKEWEKAQRILNQVVASEIPIESYDYSWPPPRRFEKDPYQYNYNGIQIGSTWIRRDLKTIETFQYWEKRVAEAADDESKAEALYQLASAYYQSDSLTFYNPAAWDGQRSDLLASLESGESLRLPGEMNRVFEHSQLHESLAHSIPIYLEVVYKYPNTEAAKDALFSAVIAHERLGDLNYYWREIYSSGFFAGPRLVTNADINGRFPKFKWPLSRLGWEPATRTVNGGPAYPPPPKPAPKLSFTQRVERKVSRYGPAAKELAREIWTAADAGLRHLLMYSLFGFGLFLYWRHRMLK, from the coding sequence ATGATGTTAGCCAGGCTGAAACTCACAAAAGGAAATGTACAAAAGTTTGCCGTCCGCCTTCTGATCGGTTTACTCGCAGGTTCTGCGGTCGTATGGGCATGTTCCTGGAGTTTCACGACGGATCACTCGGTAAGGTTTAACAGCTACCGTACGGGGCGTGGATTCTATCGTTTGGACCCGCTTCCGATCATCTATGATGCGAACGCAAAAAAGGAGTTAACGGCGAATCAGGTGACCGGGGAGGACGAAGAACCAACTATCCTCGAACCTATCGATCAAGCCGAATCAAACGATAAGATCGTCGCGTCGGTACGTGAAGCGATATCGGAATCGCGGCTCGACGAGGTCAATACGCTATTGAGGAAATTGCTCGACGATACCGAATACCGATCGATCGACGAAGATCCCGCGAGGCAGGAACGCCGAAACTCTGCGTTCGATATGCTTGATGCACTAGCCGAACGACGGCGCGGTGTTTCGGCCGGGGAAATAAAGGCGTATCTGGAAGCTCGCACTTTCTATGATCGCTCAATTGCGACCCCTGAGCCCCCGGTAAAAATTGCCTTGAACCTCCGGGACAACTGGGCGTATCTTCAGGCCGCGGAGTTGTATCGCGGCGAAAAACTCCCCGAGGCACTTGAGGCATTTCTTCGCCATGCATCCGTTTACCCAACAAGCGAGAAGAACCAAGCAGTGCTTTATATGGTCGCAAAGCTCAGGATCGAGTTGAGCCATGCATTCAAAGAATCGGACTGCGGAATTCAGGGCGAGGACTACAATGGCCAGCCGCTTGTTGAGGAACTGGTGGAGAATTGTCGCGATGAGAATTGGAAGCAAGCGATTACCGACCTGAAGCGTTTGATCCAACGCTATCCGCACGGACGCTATGTCAATGATGCAAAGGGCTGGTTGGCTTTTCTCTATCGTCGTGGCGGAATGCGGGAAATGGCCTTGGCTGAGTATTACCGTCTGCTCGGCCATCCGACCGATCGTAATGCGAGGCTCGAGGCCAAGAAGTCGCTGCAGGTGCTCGGCCACGAATACGATGATGAGACGCTGGACAAGACCGAGGAACTGATCATCGGAGATATCAATGCGGCGATGGCTTATGCTTACCACCGGATATACAACCACGCCGTAGACCTTACCTACGCGGAAAGAAGTTACTACGGCTCCTACCGCGAGCAGATGGAAGAAAGAAAGGAGGTTAGCGAAACGCAAGCGAAGGGTCGTCACGAGCTTGAGCGGGTCACTCGTTTTGCGAGCCGGATGATGAAACGTCATCCGAATGCTCGGGTCAGCGGAGGATTCGTCGTTCGGTTGGCTCAGGCCCAGATCGAACTCGAAGAGTATGCAGAGTCCGAGGTGTCGGCTTCGAGGGCTCTATCGCTCGGTGTTTCGGGCGAGCTTCGGGCGGAGGCGCTTTTCATCAAGGCAAGCAGCGAGCACGCCCAGCGAAAATATGAAGCGGTGAAACGAACACTCCGGACGTTGTTGCGTGACTTTCCGAACTCAAGACACTACGAACATGCTCGCCGCCTTCTGGCATTGGCCGCGGAAGATACAGGCGATCTTGAAGGGGCGCTCGAACAATACCTCGCACTCGGATACCGGTTCGATGTTGCGTACTTCATTGATGTACTTTTGCCGACCGAACGGCTTGAGAAATTCATCGAAACACGAACGAACGCAGCCGAACTGAGCTACCTTCGCTACAGCCTCGGGGTCCGACTAATGCGAGAGAAGGAATGGGAAAAGGCCCAGCGAATACTCAACCAGGTAGTTGCTTCCGAGATCCCGATCGAAAGCTACGATTACAGTTGGCCGCCGCCACGGAGATTCGAGAAAGATCCCTACCAATACAACTACAACGGGATACAGATCGGAAGCACGTGGATTCGGAGAGATCTTAAGACAATTGAAACTTTCCAATACTGGGAAAAGCGAGTAGCCGAGGCCGCCGACGATGAATCGAAGGCTGAAGCTCTCTATCAGTTAGCAAGCGCCTACTATCAGTCCGACAGCCTGACCTTCTATAATCCTGCGGCTTGGGACGGACAGCGATCCGATCTACTTGCGAGTCTGGAGTCAGGCGAAAGTCTTCGGCTTCCGGGCGAGATGAATCGGGTATTCGAGCATTCACAGCTACACGAAAGTCTCGCGCATTCGATCCCGATCTATTTGGAAGTTGTTTACAAATACCCTAATACCGAGGCTGCGAAGGACGCTCTCTTTTCGGCGGTGATCGCTCACGAGCGGCTTGGGGATCTCAATTATTACTGGCGAGAGATCTATTCCTCCGGGTTTTTTGCCGGACCTCGGTTGGTAACGAACGCAGATATCAACGGCCGCTTTCCGAAGTTCAAATGGCCACTGTCACGGCTGGGGTGGGAGCCCGCAACGCGGACCGTTAATGGCGGCCCCGCGTACCCGCCGCCACCGAAACCCGCACCGAAACTTTCTTTCACTCAGCGTGTGGAGCGAAAAGTATCGCGATACGGCCCCGCAGCGAAAGAGTTGGCGCGGGAGATCTGGACCGCGGCAGACGCCGGCCTGCGGCACTTGCTGATGTACTCTCTGTTTGGCTTCGGCCTCTTCCTGTATTGGCGACACCGCATGTTGAAGTAG
- a CDS encoding YdeI/OmpD-associated family protein, translating into MPVTDPRIDAYIEKSAEFARPILMHIRKLVHEACPDVEEKIKWGMPHFDFKGPLCHMAAFKEHCAFGFWKQQLMDHPAIDVEKNAMSSFGKIASLKELPKDKVIIELIDQAVELNEKGIKLPQKKPAERAELVVPEILAKALAKNKKAKAAFDKFSYSHRKEYIEWINEAKTEPTREKRTATAIEWLSEGKGKNWKYEKC; encoded by the coding sequence ATGCCCGTTACGGATCCGAGAATCGATGCATATATTGAGAAGTCGGCGGAGTTTGCGCGGCCGATATTGATGCATATTCGGAAGCTGGTGCACGAGGCGTGTCCGGATGTGGAGGAGAAGATCAAGTGGGGGATGCCGCACTTTGATTTCAAGGGGCCGCTTTGTCATATGGCTGCGTTCAAGGAGCATTGTGCGTTTGGTTTTTGGAAGCAGCAGTTGATGGACCATCCGGCGATCGACGTAGAAAAAAACGCGATGAGCAGCTTTGGCAAGATCGCCTCGCTCAAGGAACTGCCCAAAGACAAGGTCATCATCGAACTCATCGATCAGGCCGTCGAGCTTAATGAAAAGGGAATCAAGCTGCCGCAGAAAAAGCCGGCCGAACGTGCGGAGTTGGTCGTCCCGGAAATACTCGCAAAGGCGCTAGCCAAGAACAAAAAGGCAAAGGCCGCGTTCGACAAATTCAGCTACAGCCACCGGAAGGAATACATCGAGTGGATAAACGAAGCCAAGACCGAACCGACCCGCGAAAAACGAACCGCCACCGCCATTGAATGGCTGAGCGAAGGCAAAGGGAAGAATTGGAAATACGAAAAATGCTGA
- a CDS encoding ASCH domain-containing protein, translated as MLIKSAILERVKAGEVSLIFRRWKKVGVKAGGTQMTQRGVLGIDAVEVVKESKITTADAKAAGFDSRKDLLDSMPPASDDTDIYRIGVHWVGEDPRKALRADADLSKTGLDEIISKLKILDAGSKRGPWTRDYLQMIHDQPNTHAAILAEQIGLTIPTFKPWVRKLKALGLTESLRPGYRLSPRGEKVLEALTQRREKNEGAE; from the coding sequence ATGTTGATCAAGAGTGCAATTTTGGAACGCGTTAAGGCGGGTGAGGTCTCGCTGATATTTCGCCGCTGGAAGAAGGTAGGCGTTAAGGCGGGCGGGACTCAGATGACGCAGCGTGGCGTGCTCGGCATCGACGCGGTTGAAGTCGTGAAGGAGAGCAAGATCACGACGGCCGATGCGAAAGCCGCGGGATTCGACTCGCGAAAAGATTTGCTCGACTCGATGCCGCCGGCGAGCGACGACACCGACATTTATCGCATTGGCGTCCACTGGGTCGGCGAGGATCCGCGAAAGGCTCTGCGTGCCGATGCTGATCTCTCCAAAACCGGACTCGACGAGATCATCTCCAAACTCAAGATACTCGACGCAGGCAGCAAACGCGGCCCGTGGACGAGAGACTATCTGCAGATGATCCACGATCAACCCAACACCCACGCCGCCATCCTCGCCGAACAGATCGGCCTCACCATCCCGACCTTCAAACCCTGGGTCCGCAAACTAAAAGCCCTCGGCCTGACCGAATCTCTCCGCCCCGGCTACCGCCTCTCGCCGCGAGGCGAAAAGGTGCTGGAAGCTTTGACACAGAGGCGTGAAAAAAACGAAGGAGCGGAGTGA
- a CDS encoding DUF853 family protein produces MSEPILVAKRDDAEFNLLMQMANRHGVVTGATGTGKTVTLQKLAEGFSQRGVPVFVADIKGDLSGVSQTGGNHPKILARLEQLGLADTTFEGSPVTFWDVFGKEGHPLRATISEMGPLLMSRILQLNDTQEGVLTLAFKVADEGGMLLLDLKDLQQMLIFVAENAKEFTTQYGNVSKASVGAIQRGLLQLEQQGGHEFFGEPAVRLEDFMQTLGGKGVINILAADELINSPKLYSTFLLWLLSELFELLPEAGDLDKPKLVFFFDEAHLLFSDAPRALVEKIEQVVRLIRSKGVGVYFVTQSPADIPDKVLAQLGNRVQHALRAYTPKEQEAVKVAAKSFRENPEVDTVKTISELGVGEVLISLLDAKGVPTVVDRAFVVPPASQIGPITPEQRKQLVDTSIVAGIYDTAIDRESAFEMLSKRAEEKAAAEEETKAQLEAQKEAERQAKAERSAARGPDTLVESVVKSAARSASTSIGRQIGNTIVRGILGGIFGGSTSKKKSSWF; encoded by the coding sequence ATGTCTGAACCAATACTTGTTGCGAAGCGTGACGACGCGGAATTTAACCTCTTGATGCAGATGGCGAACCGGCACGGTGTCGTCACCGGTGCGACCGGAACGGGTAAGACCGTGACGCTGCAGAAGCTTGCCGAGGGCTTCAGCCAACGCGGCGTTCCGGTCTTTGTGGCCGACATCAAAGGCGACCTGAGCGGCGTTAGCCAAACGGGCGGCAACCACCCGAAGATCCTGGCACGGCTCGAGCAGCTTGGGCTTGCGGACACGACGTTTGAAGGCAGCCCGGTCACTTTTTGGGACGTGTTTGGCAAAGAGGGCCATCCGCTTCGGGCGACGATCTCAGAGATGGGCCCGCTGCTGATGTCGCGAATCTTGCAGCTCAACGACACACAGGAAGGCGTGCTGACGCTGGCATTTAAGGTCGCCGATGAAGGCGGAATGCTGCTGCTCGACCTGAAAGATCTGCAGCAAATGCTTATCTTCGTCGCGGAAAATGCGAAGGAATTTACGACGCAATACGGCAACGTCTCGAAGGCGTCGGTCGGTGCGATCCAACGCGGCTTGCTGCAACTGGAGCAGCAGGGCGGGCACGAATTCTTTGGCGAGCCGGCCGTTCGGCTTGAAGATTTTATGCAGACGCTCGGCGGCAAAGGCGTGATAAATATTCTCGCCGCAGACGAGCTCATAAATTCGCCGAAGCTGTATTCGACGTTTCTGCTGTGGCTGCTCTCCGAACTTTTTGAGCTGCTGCCCGAGGCCGGCGACCTCGATAAACCGAAGCTCGTATTTTTCTTTGACGAAGCTCATCTGCTCTTCAGCGACGCGCCGCGGGCTCTGGTCGAAAAGATCGAACAGGTCGTGCGGCTCATCCGCTCGAAGGGCGTCGGGGTTTATTTTGTGACTCAGAGCCCGGCGGACATTCCGGACAAGGTGCTCGCCCAGCTCGGCAACCGCGTCCAGCACGCGCTTCGCGCCTACACGCCGAAGGAACAGGAGGCCGTCAAGGTCGCGGCGAAGAGCTTTCGCGAAAATCCGGAAGTCGATACGGTCAAGACGATCTCGGAGCTCGGCGTCGGCGAGGTCCTGATTTCCTTGCTTGATGCGAAGGGCGTACCGACGGTAGTTGACCGCGCGTTCGTCGTGCCGCCCGCCAGCCAGATCGGACCGATCACACCTGAGCAACGCAAGCAGCTTGTGGACACCTCGATAGTCGCCGGCATCTATGACACCGCCATCGACCGCGAGTCGGCGTTTGAAATGCTCTCAAAACGTGCCGAGGAAAAAGCGGCAGCAGAAGAGGAAACGAAGGCCCAGCTCGAGGCACAGAAGGAGGCCGAACGGCAGGCAAAGGCCGAACGCTCCGCCGCCCGCGGGCCGGACACGCTGGTCGAATCGGTGGTAAAGAGCGCCGCCCGCTCTGCCTCGACCTCAATCGGCCGGCAGATCGGCAACACGATCGTCCGCGGCATCCTCGGCGGGATCTTCGGCGGATCAACGTCAAAGAAGAAATCGAGTTGGTTTTAG
- a CDS encoding DUF3142 domain-containing protein — MKLKTLLAFGTLLAGIFLLRPSTDDTRVWEPKDVAIALWTWGGRMPDAQETETAADVFGSAELFVHAGQIDNSNGFQLVRTAKGEPTAASKINLVYNATPSLLRDLERTDQNELAAFISNAFQVSFKSNRSSIIGLQLDLDVPTRLLPRYAELLRLVRDRMPPEVKLSITGLATWMSSADIREVLDQVDFWAPQFYGDTVPQYLGSLSPISSPDGVRRGVIQARRLGKPFFAGLSIYGMALHYSPDGSLIEIRGNIPPDLAMKTRGLQLAETGGFGTPADGTEKYYRFVAMFDTVIDGLSLSAGEQLVVLQPSSASLRRAARAVREEGGEKLLGICLFRLPLSGDQTTLSLAEAAAALDDRASDIATASDFKLIEPGRGRLSIENTGSSATVIAADSFTLDLPIANDGVLRVTSQTGFDAIEPMCSIGNAVTTCSVRRANILRLRCSRWRPGSKASIEMEFPEKTPVRELSAKLLMRLDDGREHSELLSFGPPDLVSYSR, encoded by the coding sequence TTGAAACTCAAGACCCTCCTAGCTTTTGGAACCCTCCTTGCCGGCATTTTCTTATTGCGGCCGTCAACCGATGACACGCGTGTTTGGGAGCCGAAGGACGTGGCTATAGCACTCTGGACGTGGGGCGGCAGAATGCCGGACGCTCAAGAGACGGAGACAGCCGCTGACGTTTTTGGATCGGCCGAACTTTTCGTCCATGCTGGGCAGATCGATAACTCGAACGGGTTTCAATTGGTCCGAACCGCAAAAGGCGAACCGACCGCAGCCTCGAAGATTAACCTAGTTTACAACGCTACGCCGTCGTTGCTCCGTGATCTTGAAAGAACCGACCAGAATGAACTAGCTGCCTTCATATCAAACGCTTTTCAGGTTTCGTTCAAAAGCAATCGATCTTCGATCATCGGCCTCCAGCTTGACCTAGATGTTCCGACCCGACTGCTTCCAAGGTATGCCGAGTTGCTCCGTCTCGTTCGAGACCGGATGCCGCCTGAAGTGAAATTGTCGATAACGGGTTTGGCCACCTGGATGTCTTCGGCTGACATTCGCGAGGTTTTGGATCAGGTCGATTTTTGGGCACCACAATTTTACGGCGACACGGTTCCGCAATACCTTGGATCGCTCTCGCCGATCTCGTCGCCTGACGGAGTTCGTCGCGGTGTGATCCAGGCAAGGCGTTTGGGGAAGCCATTCTTTGCCGGGCTTTCGATCTACGGAATGGCTCTTCATTATTCGCCGGATGGTTCGCTGATCGAGATCCGCGGAAATATTCCGCCCGATTTAGCCATGAAAACAAGAGGGTTGCAGTTGGCCGAGACCGGCGGTTTCGGCACGCCCGCTGATGGCACGGAGAAGTACTACAGATTCGTGGCCATGTTTGACACGGTGATCGACGGTTTGAGCCTTTCTGCGGGTGAGCAATTGGTCGTTCTTCAGCCAAGTTCTGCCTCTCTTCGACGGGCTGCAAGAGCCGTCAGGGAAGAGGGCGGTGAAAAACTTCTGGGAATTTGTCTGTTCCGTTTACCGCTGAGTGGCGATCAAACGACGCTTTCACTAGCAGAGGCGGCCGCGGCGCTCGATGATCGAGCGTCGGACATAGCCACGGCTTCAGACTTTAAGCTGATCGAACCCGGCCGAGGCAGGTTGAGCATCGAGAATACCGGAAGCTCGGCCACGGTGATCGCTGCCGATTCCTTCACGCTTGATCTTCCGATCGCGAACGACGGCGTTTTACGGGTCACCTCGCAGACGGGTTTTGATGCGATCGAACCGATGTGCAGCATCGGAAACGCGGTCACAACCTGCAGCGTTCGGCGAGCGAACATTCTGCGGCTGAGGTGTTCACGATGGCGGCCGGGTTCAAAAGCGTCGATCGAGATGGAGTTTCCAGAGAAAACGCCCGTTCGTGAACTTTCTGCGAAATTGTTAATGCGGCTCGATGACGGACGCGAACATTCTGAGCTGCTTTCGTTTGGTCCCCCGGACTTGGTTTCTTACTCGAGGTAA
- a CDS encoding IS3 family transposase, with protein MKQEEEMGREAVERYRRGGVSMRELARIYRVSASTVHRWIRGREAGAGSATGSSAGSGHGSGSAEVRRLRKELEEARLYNELLNAMIDIAEDRFEVPIRKKPGAQAVRKVVESGRGRSLGEACRLLGYTRQAYYKGKRRVEKRAFEAEIVLQEVGRLRKEQKRIGVRKLHHMMSGFAREHSVEIGRDALYDLLREHSMLVRKRRRRSPRTTFSGLWMKSFPNLAKGFEPTRCNQLWVSDITYIRVREGFAYLSLITDAYSRKIVGYCLSEDLTARGPAAALRMALRDNPEREGLIHHSDRGLQYYSSRYMKLIGKQIRVSMSEKSDPLENAIAERVNGILKQELLRTSFKASPRRPGRSIRRSIPTTT; from the coding sequence ATGAAACAAGAAGAAGAGATGGGGAGAGAGGCAGTTGAGAGGTATCGGAGAGGGGGTGTGTCGATGCGGGAGCTGGCGCGGATATACCGGGTTTCGGCGTCGACTGTACATAGATGGATAAGGGGTCGTGAGGCCGGGGCCGGTTCGGCGACGGGGTCGTCTGCCGGGTCTGGGCATGGGTCGGGGTCGGCGGAGGTGAGGCGGTTGCGGAAGGAGCTTGAGGAGGCCCGGCTCTACAACGAGTTGCTGAATGCGATGATCGACATCGCGGAAGATCGATTTGAGGTACCGATCAGAAAAAAACCTGGGGCCCAAGCGGTGAGGAAAGTGGTAGAGAGCGGCAGGGGAAGAAGCCTGGGAGAGGCCTGCCGGCTGCTTGGCTATACGAGACAGGCATATTACAAGGGGAAACGGCGAGTGGAGAAGAGGGCGTTCGAAGCCGAGATCGTGCTGCAGGAGGTAGGAAGGCTGAGAAAGGAGCAAAAGCGGATCGGTGTAAGAAAGCTGCATCACATGATGAGCGGGTTTGCCCGCGAGCACTCGGTAGAGATCGGCCGCGACGCTTTGTACGACCTCTTGCGGGAGCATTCGATGCTGGTCCGAAAGAGAAGGAGGCGAAGTCCGAGGACAACGTTTTCGGGCCTCTGGATGAAGAGCTTCCCGAATCTTGCAAAGGGCTTCGAGCCGACCCGCTGCAATCAATTGTGGGTCAGCGATATCACTTATATCAGGGTCCGGGAAGGGTTTGCTTATCTGAGCCTGATCACGGACGCGTATTCACGAAAGATTGTCGGCTATTGCCTCAGCGAGGACCTGACGGCCAGAGGGCCGGCGGCGGCACTGCGGATGGCACTCAGGGACAACCCGGAACGCGAAGGCTTGATACACCACTCGGACCGTGGCCTCCAATACTACAGTTCGCGGTACATGAAGCTGATCGGGAAACAGATCCGGGTCTCGATGAGCGAAAAGAGCGACCCGCTGGAGAACGCCATTGCCGAACGCGTCAACGGCATTCTCAAACAGGAACTGCTCCGGACAAGCTTCAAAGCTTCTCCGAGGCGGCCCGGCAGATCGATCAGGCGGTCAATACCTACAACCACCTGA
- a CDS encoding SDR family oxidoreductase, which produces MKVLLTGANGYIGKRLLPLLIERGCEVVCAVRDKSRFPRDGFYADPNVSVIEIDFLKNASAQKDLKDIDAAYYLIHSMSDDNSSGFEKLESTAALNFVELLSDTPAKQIIYLGGITNEEALSTHLASRKKVDEVLRTGPVPVTSLKAGIIVGSGSSSFEIIRDLVEKLPIMIAPRWLETRTQPIAIRNVLEYLTGVLLREDTYDASYDIGGPTVMTYKEMILQFAEVRGLKRHVFTVPVMTPKLSSYWLYFVTSTSYRLAVNLVDSMKVEVIAKPNDLGEKLGIHLLTYKEAVRLAFQKIGQNSVASSWKDSLVSSFGNNSLREHLEVPVNGCLMDERLVPITTDVDLVVDNIWAIGGGRGWYYANWLWAIRGLMDKMVGGVGLRRGRTNATIINNGDTLDFWRVLLADRENKRLLLYAEMKLPGEAWLEFMVMRKDGRDYLKQTATFRPKGLLGRLYWYSVLPFHYFVFRRMAENIVGYHAK; this is translated from the coding sequence ATGAAAGTTCTACTGACCGGAGCCAATGGCTATATCGGCAAGCGGCTTCTGCCTCTTTTGATCGAGCGGGGGTGCGAGGTCGTCTGCGCGGTGCGCGATAAAAGCCGATTTCCCCGAGACGGATTCTATGCCGATCCGAATGTTTCTGTGATCGAGATCGACTTCCTCAAAAACGCTTCAGCCCAAAAGGACCTGAAGGATATTGATGCGGCTTACTACTTGATCCATTCGATGAGTGACGACAACTCTTCCGGTTTCGAAAAGCTCGAGAGCACTGCCGCGCTTAATTTTGTTGAGCTCTTAAGCGATACCCCTGCAAAACAGATAATCTATCTCGGCGGGATCACAAACGAAGAAGCACTTTCGACCCACCTGGCCTCGAGAAAAAAGGTCGATGAAGTGCTTCGTACGGGCCCGGTTCCGGTCACCTCCTTAAAAGCCGGAATTATTGTTGGCTCGGGCAGTTCATCATTTGAGATCATCCGCGACCTTGTAGAAAAGCTGCCGATAATGATCGCTCCCAGATGGCTGGAGACGCGGACGCAGCCGATCGCGATCCGCAACGTCCTCGAGTATCTGACAGGGGTGCTTCTTCGCGAAGACACATACGATGCGTCTTACGATATCGGCGGCCCGACCGTAATGACGTACAAGGAAATGATCCTGCAGTTTGCCGAAGTGCGCGGCCTGAAGCGTCATGTCTTTACAGTGCCGGTGATGACGCCGAAACTCTCGTCGTATTGGCTTTACTTCGTTACGAGCACCTCGTACCGGCTTGCCGTAAATTTGGTCGACAGCATGAAGGTGGAGGTCATTGCAAAGCCGAACGACCTTGGTGAGAAACTTGGCATTCACCTTTTGACCTACAAAGAGGCTGTGAGGTTGGCATTCCAAAAGATCGGACAAAACAGCGTCGCTTCAAGCTGGAAAGACTCGCTCGTTTCGAGTTTCGGGAACAATTCGCTGCGTGAGCATTTGGAGGTGCCGGTGAACGGATGCCTGATGGACGAGCGTTTGGTGCCGATCACAACGGATGTCGACCTGGTGGTTGATAATATCTGGGCGATCGGCGGCGGCCGCGGCTGGTACTACGCGAATTGGCTATGGGCGATCAGAGGACTGATGGACAAGATGGTCGGCGGCGTCGGGCTGCGACGCGGGCGGACAAATGCCACGATCATCAATAACGGCGACACACTCGATTTCTGGCGCGTCTTACTGGCTGATCGGGAAAACAAACGCTTGCTGCTTTATGCCGAAATGAAGCTGCCCGGTGAAGCCTGGCTGGAATTTATGGTCATGCGAAAAGACGGGCGTGACTATCTGAAACAGACTGCAACCTTTCGGCCAAAAGGCCTGCTCGGCCGGCTCTACTGGTACTCGGTCCTGCCGTTCCACTACTTCGTCTTTCGCCGCATGGCTGAAAATATTGTCGGGTACCACGCGAAGTAA